In Canis aureus isolate CA01 chromosome 6, VMU_Caureus_v.1.0, whole genome shotgun sequence, one genomic interval encodes:
- the DCST2 gene encoding DC-STAMP domain-containing protein 2 isoform X2 has product MPKVSKDVVYPLGAEESSMTRAAVRSMGAFSLGLSLATAYGLLELLVEGHSPWGCLVGTLTLATFLSLGMGFSRQVRVTVFLLLPQAFSKHGRTLLLVAAFGLVLQGPCANMLRNFTQASEAVACGAELALNQTAEVLERAKQPLVSALSKIKAIAQKTKAVADRIRKFFRSIMDGVKHIARALRNVWYWLLHIGDVCNSELGNPYVKCAHVFENAKDNCMMLIPRAHHLCYVFMPFKLVLCGLASAVMKLINRVRQEFEFNVTVAHHFSVDLNASRSLSQVALDLKEAVTLKLYHVREALALMGYTTPLLLTILYLQALLYRYCYLNWISYDNVYITSRFLHMEAVRSRAGLPTVLPLSAHEARHYIQPGAPDVQREGSIDGEWMPTKGCVDMFTWRSSLGGRGSGCPRRDGPSSLRAPAHPCPEVMTASTAGSIFLSRWEQIFYVLAIFNLVRHLLLVLLLVFLDYAVFWVLDLARHQLQGEIVARSPVLVSITVEGTGYTGNVYRDLVSAFDVLQQSNISILSQRCLLRPSEPNSTGYIVIGIMYGLCFFVTLFGSYVSRLRRVICASYYPSQEQERISYLYDLLLSRRSSPLAALHRTVRRRAADQGHTSVLQELATRFSCLNPVVSHFWQHQDYCLGCGQPHAQEDTENFVSCSTPGCQGLFCPTCFRLLHNTCSVCAAPLSHQGDLDLELDSSDEEGPRLWLAAARRKDREQERLLRRQLQEALGKTLSSEPSPKVSDLDEKGCWQRTHRWRPPGVQSLRIPMPPGPTDDLRNPLLPVQEPSLSASNLPAPDPSHPPPK; this is encoded by the exons ATGCCCAAAGTCTCAAAGGACGTGGTGTACCCCCTGGGGGCAGAGGAGTCCAGCATGACGCGGGCTGCAGTCCGCAGCATGGGGGCATTTAGCCTGGGCTTGTCCTTGGCCACAGCCTACGGTCTCCTGGAGCTGCTGGTAGAAGGACAtagcccctggggctgcctggtGGGCACCCTCACTCTGGCCACCTTCCTCAGCCTGGGCATGGGATTCTCCCGCCAGGTCCGGGTCACTGTCTTCCTGCTGCTGCCTCAGGCATTCTCCA AGCACGGCCGGACACTGCTGTTGGTGGCTGCCTTTGGGTTGGTGCTTCAAGGACCTTGTGCCAACATGCTGCGCAACTTCACACAGGCCAGCGAGGCTGTGGCCTGTGGGGCCGAACTGGCCTTGAACCAGACTGCGGAAGTGCTGGAGCGGGCCAAGCAGCCTCTTGTCA GTGCTCTGAGCAAGATTAAAGCCATTGCCCAGAAGACCAAAGCGGTGGCTGACCGGATACGCAAGTTCTTTCGGTCAATCATGGATGGTGTGAAGCATATAG CCAGGGCCCTGAGGAACGTGTGGTATTGGCTCCTGCATATCGGTGATGTGTGCAACTCAGAGCTAGGCAACCCGTACGTGAAGTGTGCACATGTCTTCGAAAATGCCAAGGACAACTGCATGATGCTTATACCACGTGCCCACCACCTGTGCTATGTGTTCATGCCCTTCAAGCTAGTGCTCTGTGGACTCGCCAGTG CCGTGATGAAGTTAATTAACCGAGTACGACAGGAGTTTGAGTTCAACGTGACAGTTGCCCACCACTTCTCTGTGGATCTCAACGCCTCCCGGAGCTTGTCCCAGGTGGCTCTGGACCTCAAGGAAGCTGTCACCCTGAAGCTGTACCACGTCCGAGAGGCCCTGGCTCTGATGGGCTACACCACACCTCTGCTGCTCACGATTCTCTACCTTCA AGCTCTGCTCTACCGGTACTGTTACCTGAACTGGATCAGTTACGACAACGTCTACATCACCAGCCGATTCCTGCACATGGAGGCTGTCCGCTCCAGGGCAGGACTGCCCACGGTGCTGCCACTCAGTGCCCACGAGGCCAGGCACTACATCCAGCCGG GAGCCCCGGACgtccagagagagggaagcatAGATGGGGAGTGGATGCCAACCAAGGGATGTGTGGACATGTTCACATGGAGAAgcagcctggggggcagggggtcagGATGCCCCAGGAGGGATGGTCCCTCCAGCCTCAGAGCTCCTGCCCACCCTTGCCCAGAAGTCATGACAGCTTCCACAGCAG GTTCCATCTTCCTGTCCCGGTGGGAACAGATATTTTATGTCTTGGCAATCTTCAACCTTGTCCGACACCTGCTCCTCGTGCTGCTCCTGGTCTTCCTGGATTATGCCGTCTTCTGGGTGCTGGACTTGGCACGGCACCAGCTGCAGGGGGAGATTGTGGCCCGCA GCCCCGTGTTAGTATCCATAACCGTGGAAGGCACCGGCTATACTGGGAATGTTTACCGTGATCTGGTGTCAGCGTTCGACGTCCTGCAGCAGAGCAATATCAGTATCTTGTCCCAGCGCTGCCTCCTGCGCCCCTCTGAGCCCAATAGCACCGGTTATATCGTCATTG GCATCATGTACGGCCTCTGCTTCTTCGTCACGCTCTTCGGCAGCTATGTCAGTAGGCTGCGGCGGGTCATCTGTGCCTCCTACTACCCATCCCAGGAGCAG GAGAGGATCTCCTACCTCTACGATTTGCTTCTGAGCCGCCGGAGCAGTCCGCTGGCTGCTCTGCACCGAACCGTGAGGCGGCGGGCAGCTGACCAGGGCCACACAAGTGTCCTCCAGGAGCTGGCCACACG GTTCTCCTGCCTGAATCCGGTTGTCAGCCACTTTTGGCAGCACCAGGACTACTGCCTGGGCTGCGGGCAGCCCCACGCCCAGGAGGACACAGAGAACTTTGTGTCCTGCAGTACTCCAGGCTGCCAAG GTCTCTTCTGCCCCACCTGCTTCCGTCTCCTGCACAACACCTGCTCGGTGTGTGCAGCTCCCCTCTCCCACCAGGGAGACCTGGACCTGGAGCT GGACTCCAGTGACGAGGAAGGCCCCCGCCTATGGCTGGCAGCCGCCCGAAGAAAGGACCGGGAGCAGGAGCGGTTACTGCGCAGGCAGCTGCAGGAGGCCCTGGGCAAGACCCTCTCTTCTGAACCTAGCCCCAAGGTAAG TGACCTGGATGAGAAGGGCTGTTGGCAGAGGACACACAGGTGGCGACCACCTGGGGTCCAGTCTCTCAGGATTCCCATGCCCCCTGGCCCCACAGATGACCTCAGAAATCCTCTGCTCCCAGTTCAGGAGCCCAGCCTCTCAGCTTCTAATCTCCCTGCTCCTgatccctcccacccacccccaaaataa
- the DCST2 gene encoding DC-STAMP domain-containing protein 2 isoform X4, with amino-acid sequence MPKVSKDVVYPLGAEESSMTRAAVRSMGAFSLGLSLATAYGLLELLVEGHSPWGCLVGTLTLATFLSLGMGFSRQVRVTVFLLLPQAFSKHGRTLLLVAAFGLVLQGPCANMLRNFTQASEAVACGAELALNQTAEVLERAKQPLVSALSKIKAIAQKTKAVADRIRKFFRSIMDGVKHIARALRNVWYWLLHIGDVCNSELGNPYVKCAHVFENAKDNCMMLIPRAHHLCYVFMPFKLVLCGLASVVQVFCVIPKYIQPFLRKTLGTPVMKLINRVRQEFEFNVTVAHHFSVDLNASRSLSQVALDLKEAVTLKLYHVREALALMGYTTPLLLTILYLQALLYRYCYLNWISYDNVYITSRFLHMEAVRSRAGLPTVLPLSAHEARHYIQPGAPDVQREGSIDGEWMPTKGCVDMFTWRSSLGGRGSGCPRRDGPSSLRAPAHPCPEVMTASTAGSIFLSRWEQIFYVLAIFNLVRHLLLVLLLVFLDYAVFWVLDLARHQLQGEIVARSIMYGLCFFVTLFGSYVSRLRRVICASYYPSQEQERISYLYDLLLSRRSSPLAALHRTVRRRAADQGHTSVLQELATRFSCLNPVVSHFWQHQDYCLGCGQPHAQEDTENFVSCSTPGCQGLFCPTCFRLLHNTCSVCAAPLSHQGDLDLELDSSDEEGPRLWLAAARRKDREQERLLRRQLQEALGKTLSSEPSPKVSDLDEKGCWQRTHRWRPPGVQSLRIPMPPGPTDDLRNPLLPVQEPSLSASNLPAPDPSHPPPK; translated from the exons ATGCCCAAAGTCTCAAAGGACGTGGTGTACCCCCTGGGGGCAGAGGAGTCCAGCATGACGCGGGCTGCAGTCCGCAGCATGGGGGCATTTAGCCTGGGCTTGTCCTTGGCCACAGCCTACGGTCTCCTGGAGCTGCTGGTAGAAGGACAtagcccctggggctgcctggtGGGCACCCTCACTCTGGCCACCTTCCTCAGCCTGGGCATGGGATTCTCCCGCCAGGTCCGGGTCACTGTCTTCCTGCTGCTGCCTCAGGCATTCTCCA AGCACGGCCGGACACTGCTGTTGGTGGCTGCCTTTGGGTTGGTGCTTCAAGGACCTTGTGCCAACATGCTGCGCAACTTCACACAGGCCAGCGAGGCTGTGGCCTGTGGGGCCGAACTGGCCTTGAACCAGACTGCGGAAGTGCTGGAGCGGGCCAAGCAGCCTCTTGTCA GTGCTCTGAGCAAGATTAAAGCCATTGCCCAGAAGACCAAAGCGGTGGCTGACCGGATACGCAAGTTCTTTCGGTCAATCATGGATGGTGTGAAGCATATAG CCAGGGCCCTGAGGAACGTGTGGTATTGGCTCCTGCATATCGGTGATGTGTGCAACTCAGAGCTAGGCAACCCGTACGTGAAGTGTGCACATGTCTTCGAAAATGCCAAGGACAACTGCATGATGCTTATACCACGTGCCCACCACCTGTGCTATGTGTTCATGCCCTTCAAGCTAGTGCTCTGTGGACTCGCCAGTG TGGTTCAGGTGTTCTGTGTCATCCCCAAGTACATCCAACCCTTCTTACGCAAGACCCTGGGCACCC CCGTGATGAAGTTAATTAACCGAGTACGACAGGAGTTTGAGTTCAACGTGACAGTTGCCCACCACTTCTCTGTGGATCTCAACGCCTCCCGGAGCTTGTCCCAGGTGGCTCTGGACCTCAAGGAAGCTGTCACCCTGAAGCTGTACCACGTCCGAGAGGCCCTGGCTCTGATGGGCTACACCACACCTCTGCTGCTCACGATTCTCTACCTTCA AGCTCTGCTCTACCGGTACTGTTACCTGAACTGGATCAGTTACGACAACGTCTACATCACCAGCCGATTCCTGCACATGGAGGCTGTCCGCTCCAGGGCAGGACTGCCCACGGTGCTGCCACTCAGTGCCCACGAGGCCAGGCACTACATCCAGCCGG GAGCCCCGGACgtccagagagagggaagcatAGATGGGGAGTGGATGCCAACCAAGGGATGTGTGGACATGTTCACATGGAGAAgcagcctggggggcagggggtcagGATGCCCCAGGAGGGATGGTCCCTCCAGCCTCAGAGCTCCTGCCCACCCTTGCCCAGAAGTCATGACAGCTTCCACAGCAG GTTCCATCTTCCTGTCCCGGTGGGAACAGATATTTTATGTCTTGGCAATCTTCAACCTTGTCCGACACCTGCTCCTCGTGCTGCTCCTGGTCTTCCTGGATTATGCCGTCTTCTGGGTGCTGGACTTGGCACGGCACCAGCTGCAGGGGGAGATTGTGGCCCGCA GCATCATGTACGGCCTCTGCTTCTTCGTCACGCTCTTCGGCAGCTATGTCAGTAGGCTGCGGCGGGTCATCTGTGCCTCCTACTACCCATCCCAGGAGCAG GAGAGGATCTCCTACCTCTACGATTTGCTTCTGAGCCGCCGGAGCAGTCCGCTGGCTGCTCTGCACCGAACCGTGAGGCGGCGGGCAGCTGACCAGGGCCACACAAGTGTCCTCCAGGAGCTGGCCACACG GTTCTCCTGCCTGAATCCGGTTGTCAGCCACTTTTGGCAGCACCAGGACTACTGCCTGGGCTGCGGGCAGCCCCACGCCCAGGAGGACACAGAGAACTTTGTGTCCTGCAGTACTCCAGGCTGCCAAG GTCTCTTCTGCCCCACCTGCTTCCGTCTCCTGCACAACACCTGCTCGGTGTGTGCAGCTCCCCTCTCCCACCAGGGAGACCTGGACCTGGAGCT GGACTCCAGTGACGAGGAAGGCCCCCGCCTATGGCTGGCAGCCGCCCGAAGAAAGGACCGGGAGCAGGAGCGGTTACTGCGCAGGCAGCTGCAGGAGGCCCTGGGCAAGACCCTCTCTTCTGAACCTAGCCCCAAGGTAAG TGACCTGGATGAGAAGGGCTGTTGGCAGAGGACACACAGGTGGCGACCACCTGGGGTCCAGTCTCTCAGGATTCCCATGCCCCCTGGCCCCACAGATGACCTCAGAAATCCTCTGCTCCCAGTTCAGGAGCCCAGCCTCTCAGCTTCTAATCTCCCTGCTCCTgatccctcccacccacccccaaaataa
- the DCST2 gene encoding DC-STAMP domain-containing protein 2 isoform X7 translates to MPKVSKDVVYPLGAEESSMTRAAVRSMGAFSLGLSLATAYGLLELLVEGHSPWGCLVGTLTLATFLSLGMGFSRQVRVTVFLLLPQAFSKHGRTLLLVAAFGLVLQGPCANMLRNFTQASEAVACGAELALNQTAEVLERAKQPLVSALSKIKAIAQKTKAVADRIRKFFRSIMDGVKHIARALRNVWYWLLHIGDVCNSELGNPYVKCAHVFENAKDNCMMLIPRAHHLCYVFMPFKLVLCGLASVVQVFCVIPKYIQPFLRKTLGTPVMKLINRVRQEFEFNVTVAHHFSVDLNASRSLSQVALDLKEAVTLKLYHVREALALMGYTTPLLLTILYLQALLYRYCYLNWISYDNVYITSRFLHMEAVRSRAGLPTVLPLSAHEARHYIQPGAPDVQREGSIDGEWMPTKGCVDMFTWRSSLGGRGSGCPRRDGPSSLRAPAHPCPEVMTASTAGSIFLSRWEQIFYVLAIFNLVRHLLLVLLLVFLDYAVFWVLDLARHQLQGEIVARSPVLVSITVEGTGYTGNVYRDLVSAFDVLQQSNISILSQRCLLRPSEPNSTGYIVIGIMYGLCFFVTLFGSYVSRLRRVICASYYPSQEQERISYLYDLLLSRRSSPLAALHRTVRRRAADQGHTSVLQELATRFSCLNPVVSHFWQHQDYCLGCGQPHAQEDTENFVSCSTPGCQGLFCPTCFRLLHNTCSVCAAPLSHQGDLDLELDSSDEEGPRLWLAAARRKDREQERLLRRQLQEALGKTLSSEPSPK, encoded by the exons ATGCCCAAAGTCTCAAAGGACGTGGTGTACCCCCTGGGGGCAGAGGAGTCCAGCATGACGCGGGCTGCAGTCCGCAGCATGGGGGCATTTAGCCTGGGCTTGTCCTTGGCCACAGCCTACGGTCTCCTGGAGCTGCTGGTAGAAGGACAtagcccctggggctgcctggtGGGCACCCTCACTCTGGCCACCTTCCTCAGCCTGGGCATGGGATTCTCCCGCCAGGTCCGGGTCACTGTCTTCCTGCTGCTGCCTCAGGCATTCTCCA AGCACGGCCGGACACTGCTGTTGGTGGCTGCCTTTGGGTTGGTGCTTCAAGGACCTTGTGCCAACATGCTGCGCAACTTCACACAGGCCAGCGAGGCTGTGGCCTGTGGGGCCGAACTGGCCTTGAACCAGACTGCGGAAGTGCTGGAGCGGGCCAAGCAGCCTCTTGTCA GTGCTCTGAGCAAGATTAAAGCCATTGCCCAGAAGACCAAAGCGGTGGCTGACCGGATACGCAAGTTCTTTCGGTCAATCATGGATGGTGTGAAGCATATAG CCAGGGCCCTGAGGAACGTGTGGTATTGGCTCCTGCATATCGGTGATGTGTGCAACTCAGAGCTAGGCAACCCGTACGTGAAGTGTGCACATGTCTTCGAAAATGCCAAGGACAACTGCATGATGCTTATACCACGTGCCCACCACCTGTGCTATGTGTTCATGCCCTTCAAGCTAGTGCTCTGTGGACTCGCCAGTG TGGTTCAGGTGTTCTGTGTCATCCCCAAGTACATCCAACCCTTCTTACGCAAGACCCTGGGCACCC CCGTGATGAAGTTAATTAACCGAGTACGACAGGAGTTTGAGTTCAACGTGACAGTTGCCCACCACTTCTCTGTGGATCTCAACGCCTCCCGGAGCTTGTCCCAGGTGGCTCTGGACCTCAAGGAAGCTGTCACCCTGAAGCTGTACCACGTCCGAGAGGCCCTGGCTCTGATGGGCTACACCACACCTCTGCTGCTCACGATTCTCTACCTTCA AGCTCTGCTCTACCGGTACTGTTACCTGAACTGGATCAGTTACGACAACGTCTACATCACCAGCCGATTCCTGCACATGGAGGCTGTCCGCTCCAGGGCAGGACTGCCCACGGTGCTGCCACTCAGTGCCCACGAGGCCAGGCACTACATCCAGCCGG GAGCCCCGGACgtccagagagagggaagcatAGATGGGGAGTGGATGCCAACCAAGGGATGTGTGGACATGTTCACATGGAGAAgcagcctggggggcagggggtcagGATGCCCCAGGAGGGATGGTCCCTCCAGCCTCAGAGCTCCTGCCCACCCTTGCCCAGAAGTCATGACAGCTTCCACAGCAG GTTCCATCTTCCTGTCCCGGTGGGAACAGATATTTTATGTCTTGGCAATCTTCAACCTTGTCCGACACCTGCTCCTCGTGCTGCTCCTGGTCTTCCTGGATTATGCCGTCTTCTGGGTGCTGGACTTGGCACGGCACCAGCTGCAGGGGGAGATTGTGGCCCGCA GCCCCGTGTTAGTATCCATAACCGTGGAAGGCACCGGCTATACTGGGAATGTTTACCGTGATCTGGTGTCAGCGTTCGACGTCCTGCAGCAGAGCAATATCAGTATCTTGTCCCAGCGCTGCCTCCTGCGCCCCTCTGAGCCCAATAGCACCGGTTATATCGTCATTG GCATCATGTACGGCCTCTGCTTCTTCGTCACGCTCTTCGGCAGCTATGTCAGTAGGCTGCGGCGGGTCATCTGTGCCTCCTACTACCCATCCCAGGAGCAG GAGAGGATCTCCTACCTCTACGATTTGCTTCTGAGCCGCCGGAGCAGTCCGCTGGCTGCTCTGCACCGAACCGTGAGGCGGCGGGCAGCTGACCAGGGCCACACAAGTGTCCTCCAGGAGCTGGCCACACG GTTCTCCTGCCTGAATCCGGTTGTCAGCCACTTTTGGCAGCACCAGGACTACTGCCTGGGCTGCGGGCAGCCCCACGCCCAGGAGGACACAGAGAACTTTGTGTCCTGCAGTACTCCAGGCTGCCAAG GTCTCTTCTGCCCCACCTGCTTCCGTCTCCTGCACAACACCTGCTCGGTGTGTGCAGCTCCCCTCTCCCACCAGGGAGACCTGGACCTGGAGCT GGACTCCAGTGACGAGGAAGGCCCCCGCCTATGGCTGGCAGCCGCCCGAAGAAAGGACCGGGAGCAGGAGCGGTTACTGCGCAGGCAGCTGCAGGAGGCCCTGGGCAAGACCCTCTCTTCTGAACCTAGCCCCAAG TGA